The proteins below come from a single Phycisphaerae bacterium genomic window:
- a CDS encoding DUF72 domain-containing protein: MGQIRIGTSGWSYDDWRGIVYPPNAPSRFDRMLCLAALFDTLEVNSSFYRIPSLKTVESWILRTADRPGFSFSVKLHQSLTHERDPDRFEGLVREFREFAWPLREAGRLAAVLMQFPWSFGFTGDNLVYVERLIDALKPLPLAVEVRQRNWLDEEFLSSLRAKGVAFCNIDQPPLNRCLSPTSVATADVAYVRLHGRNAKEWFSDGADVNQRYNYLYNKEELGEWAGRIEDLAGKAGQVLVYTNNHFCGQGVANALQLKAILLNRRLAVPAQLIHAFPELQEIAEPDAASEAADGSAAKVSDEKPPSRRPPREQTGWLFDDADS; this comes from the coding sequence ATGGGCCAGATCCGGATCGGCACCTCCGGTTGGAGCTATGACGATTGGCGGGGGATCGTGTATCCGCCCAATGCGCCGAGCCGGTTCGACCGGATGCTGTGCCTGGCGGCGCTGTTCGACACGCTCGAGGTCAACAGTTCGTTCTATCGCATCCCTTCGCTCAAGACGGTCGAGAGCTGGATTCTCCGTACGGCTGACCGGCCGGGATTCTCATTCAGCGTCAAGCTGCACCAGTCGCTGACCCATGAGCGCGATCCGGATCGGTTTGAGGGGCTGGTCCGGGAGTTCCGGGAGTTTGCCTGGCCGCTGCGCGAGGCGGGCAGGCTGGCGGCGGTGCTGATGCAGTTTCCGTGGTCGTTTGGTTTCACCGGCGACAATCTGGTTTACGTGGAGCGGTTGATCGACGCGCTGAAGCCGCTGCCGCTGGCGGTGGAGGTTCGGCAGCGGAACTGGCTGGATGAGGAGTTTCTTTCGAGCCTCCGGGCCAAGGGGGTGGCGTTTTGCAACATCGACCAGCCGCCGCTGAATCGGTGTCTGTCGCCGACGTCGGTGGCGACGGCGGACGTGGCGTACGTTCGGCTTCACGGGCGGAACGCCAAGGAGTGGTTCTCGGACGGGGCGGACGTCAATCAGCGGTACAACTACCTCTACAACAAGGAGGAGTTGGGCGAATGGGCGGGCCGAATAGAGGACCTGGCGGGCAAGGCGGGGCAGGTGCTGGTTTATACGAACAACCATTTTTGCGGTCAGGGGGTGGCCAACGCGCTGCAGCTTAAGGCGATTTTGCTGAACCGGCGGCTGGCGGTGCCGGCGCAGTTGATCCATGCGTTTCCGGAACTGCAGGAGATAGCGGAGCCTGACGCGGCGTCAGAGGCGGCGGACGGGTCGGCGGCCAAGGTATCGGACGAGAAGCCCCCAAGCAGGCGACCGCCGAGAGAGCAGACGGGATGGCTTTTTGACGACGCGGACAGCTAA
- the secD gene encoding protein translocase subunit SecD, whose translation ASLFLDLTRQNIGNALLIVLDEKAISAPVIRTQISNRGIIQGQFSQEEIEYMVNTLNAGSLEARLRDNPISVHSIGSSLGDDNRKAGLQAALLGLIAVLAFMAIYYMWAGMIADVALILNLLFLLAAMASLEATFTMAGIAGVVLTLGMAVDANVLIYERFREESAKVQSIRLIIKNGYDRALPPILDANITTLITSVVLYYIGTEEIKGFALTLGLGLVISLFTSLVVTRVIFDLLAQKGLIKSMPMLQFFRRPRINWMGKQKYFWAASGTLIVLGLVLFPLRGPEKYDIEFRGGTAVQVVLKEPGSLGFEQVRGEVKEAGRELAASAEAIAGAELVSDPQQPNRYRLSLQGVSTERAEAALLSFMDAQIEKGSLRTVANETVAFAIRGELGKEMGPEQVAKYIKETVAAETRRTGQQLADAQVQSVGEAGDRFEIVTVATAQQLVIDAIVDVMGEQLEIQPSLAFDPNIKYYPVTARRLSEVVGTNDPAYVRDVSDYRDGVTFVVQGIDPAVTTEDISSRLVAMRQQPDFEKMQWRDFRVIGLEPAPGQDVANLPENEIRYQSVAVAVSDPAYPYDQDEDLWMQELVTSELTLVTEAMSQTSALEKVTQFGAQVAAQAKTSAVLALIVSFAAIIMYLWVRFGTPRHGLAAVIALAHDVLICLAFVMIAHYAADAFGAPGMLEFKINLALVAAFLTVIGYSVNDTIVVFDRIRETRGKLKEINAGIINDSINQTLSRTVLTGVTTLLVMVIMYVFGGEGVRGFSYVMVIGTIVGTYSSIAIASPLLLGWFGRIGAAENDTATAAPEAAYARKE comes from the coding sequence GCGAGCCTGTTTCTGGATCTGACGCGGCAGAACATCGGCAATGCGCTGCTGATCGTGCTGGACGAGAAGGCGATCAGCGCCCCGGTGATTCGGACCCAGATCAGCAACCGCGGCATTATCCAGGGGCAGTTCAGCCAGGAGGAGATCGAGTACATGGTGAACACCCTCAACGCCGGGTCGCTGGAGGCCCGGCTGAGGGACAATCCGATCAGCGTTCACAGTATCGGGTCGAGTCTGGGCGACGACAACCGGAAGGCGGGACTGCAGGCGGCGTTGCTCGGTCTGATCGCGGTGCTGGCGTTCATGGCGATCTACTACATGTGGGCGGGGATGATCGCGGACGTGGCGTTGATTCTGAACCTGCTGTTTCTGCTGGCGGCGATGGCCTCGCTGGAGGCGACGTTCACGATGGCGGGGATCGCGGGCGTGGTTCTGACGCTGGGCATGGCGGTGGACGCGAACGTGCTGATCTACGAGCGTTTCCGCGAGGAGAGCGCGAAGGTCCAGAGTATTCGGCTGATTATCAAGAACGGCTACGATCGGGCCCTTCCGCCGATTTTGGACGCGAACATCACGACGTTGATCACCTCCGTGGTGCTGTATTACATTGGCACGGAGGAGATCAAGGGGTTCGCGTTGACCCTGGGTCTCGGTCTGGTGATCAGCCTGTTCACCTCACTGGTGGTCACGCGGGTGATCTTCGACCTGCTGGCTCAGAAAGGGCTGATCAAGTCGATGCCGATGCTGCAGTTTTTCCGTCGGCCGCGGATCAACTGGATGGGCAAGCAGAAGTATTTCTGGGCGGCCAGCGGCACGTTGATCGTGCTGGGTCTGGTGCTGTTCCCGCTGCGCGGGCCGGAGAAGTACGACATCGAGTTCCGCGGCGGAACGGCGGTGCAGGTGGTGTTGAAGGAGCCGGGCAGCCTGGGTTTTGAGCAGGTTCGCGGCGAGGTCAAGGAGGCGGGCCGCGAGCTGGCCGCCTCGGCCGAGGCGATCGCGGGAGCGGAGCTGGTTTCGGATCCGCAGCAGCCGAATCGGTACCGGTTGAGTTTGCAGGGCGTATCGACGGAGCGGGCGGAAGCGGCGTTGCTCTCGTTCATGGACGCCCAGATCGAGAAGGGTTCGCTGCGGACGGTGGCCAATGAGACGGTGGCCTTCGCCATTCGCGGCGAGCTGGGCAAGGAGATGGGTCCGGAGCAGGTTGCCAAGTACATCAAGGAGACGGTGGCGGCGGAGACGCGCCGGACGGGCCAGCAGCTTGCGGACGCCCAGGTCCAGAGCGTGGGCGAGGCGGGCGACCGGTTCGAGATCGTGACGGTGGCGACGGCTCAGCAGTTGGTGATCGACGCGATCGTGGACGTCATGGGCGAGCAGTTGGAGATTCAGCCGTCGCTGGCGTTCGATCCGAACATCAAATACTACCCGGTGACGGCGCGCCGGCTGAGCGAGGTGGTCGGGACGAACGACCCGGCGTACGTCCGGGACGTGAGCGACTATCGGGACGGCGTGACGTTCGTGGTTCAAGGGATCGATCCGGCGGTAACGACGGAGGACATTTCGTCGCGTCTGGTGGCGATGCGTCAGCAGCCGGACTTCGAGAAGATGCAGTGGCGCGATTTCCGGGTGATCGGACTTGAGCCGGCGCCCGGCCAGGACGTGGCGAACCTGCCGGAGAACGAGATTCGGTATCAGAGCGTGGCGGTGGCGGTGTCGGATCCGGCGTACCCGTACGACCAGGACGAGGACCTGTGGATGCAGGAGCTGGTGACCAGCGAGTTGACCCTGGTGACGGAGGCGATGAGCCAGACGTCGGCGTTGGAGAAGGTGACGCAGTTTGGGGCGCAGGTGGCGGCGCAGGCGAAGACGTCGGCGGTTCTGGCGTTGATCGTGTCGTTCGCGGCGATCATCATGTACCTGTGGGTGCGGTTCGGGACTCCGCGGCACGGTCTGGCGGCGGTGATCGCACTGGCGCACGACGTGCTGATCTGCCTGGCGTTCGTGATGATCGCCCACTACGCGGCGGACGCGTTCGGGGCTCCGGGCATGCTGGAGTTCAAAATCAACCTGGCGCTGGTGGCGGCGTTCTTGACGGTGATCGGGTATTCGGTGAACGACACGATCGTGGTGTTCGACCGGATTCGGGAGACCCGCGGGAAGCTCAAGGAGATCAACGCGGGGATCATCAACGACTCGATCAACCAGACGCTGAGCCGGACGGTTCTGACCGGGGTGACCACGCTGTTGGTGATGGTTATCATGTACGTGTTCGGCGGAGAGGGCGTCCGGGGATTCAGCTACGTCATGGTGATCGGTACGATCGTGGGCACCTACTCGTCGATCGCGATCGCGTCGCCGCTGTTGCTGGGCTGGTTTGGACGTATCGGAGCGGCCGAGAACGATACCGCGACGGCTGCGCCGGAGGCCGCATACGCGAGGAAGGAGTAG
- a CDS encoding LysM peptidoglycan-binding domain-containing protein yields the protein MRTEAKIAIVILLVVVIGALLYFGSGEEPAQPLGQEAPTAQTEGEATAAVDEEVVGGESPSPTPLETVETIGGSVPPVGGRLEPTPPPDRASITLDFRTATAPTTRPGLGVVGGQTAGVRPNQPASIEIALDDRNGSQPPPGPNGVAKVHVVRSSETLYGISEQYYGRGDLWVQIAQANPDLRDPSRLRVGQKLVIPPQRQAERRYEGIANLPAGSREYKVQEGDSYYSISLELLGSGSRWREILALNKSRVGSDPRDLKAGQVIAIPAR from the coding sequence ATGCGTACGGAAGCCAAGATCGCCATTGTCATTCTTCTGGTGGTGGTCATCGGGGCGTTGCTCTATTTCGGTTCCGGCGAAGAGCCGGCCCAGCCGCTGGGGCAGGAGGCGCCGACGGCCCAGACCGAAGGCGAGGCGACGGCCGCCGTCGACGAGGAAGTCGTTGGCGGGGAGTCGCCGAGTCCGACTCCGCTGGAGACGGTGGAGACGATCGGCGGGTCGGTGCCGCCGGTGGGCGGCCGGCTTGAGCCGACACCGCCGCCGGACCGGGCCAGCATCACGCTGGATTTCCGGACGGCCACGGCTCCGACGACGCGTCCGGGATTGGGCGTGGTTGGAGGTCAGACGGCGGGCGTGCGGCCCAATCAGCCGGCGAGCATCGAGATCGCGCTGGACGATCGGAACGGGAGCCAGCCGCCGCCGGGACCGAACGGGGTGGCGAAGGTGCACGTGGTCCGCAGCAGCGAGACGCTGTATGGGATTTCGGAGCAGTACTATGGTCGCGGCGACCTGTGGGTTCAGATCGCGCAGGCGAATCCGGACCTTCGCGATCCGTCGCGGCTGCGGGTCGGACAGAAGCTGGTGATCCCTCCGCAGCGCCAGGCGGAGCGACGGTATGAGGGGATCGCCAACCTGCCGGCCGGGTCGCGCGAGTACAAGGTGCAGGAAGGCGACAGCTACTATTCGATCTCTCTGGAGCTGTTGGGTTCCGGGTCGCGGTGGCGTGAGATTCTGGCGTTGAACAAGTCCCGCGTCGGGAGCGATCCGAGGGACCTGAAGGCGGGTCAGGTGATCGCGATTCCGGCGCGTTGA